One Embleya scabrispora DNA segment encodes these proteins:
- a CDS encoding ricin-type beta-trefoil lectin domain protein has product MQGNTQTGVVQIMSCNKRQNQAWLVSGTGLENATIRAGYAQSKCLSHNPSTDVVYLVACEGTRTQAWLLS; this is encoded by the coding sequence CTGCAAGGCAACACCCAAACCGGGGTCGTGCAAATCATGTCCTGCAACAAACGACAGAACCAGGCATGGCTTGTCTCCGGCACGGGACTCGAGAACGCGACCATTCGCGCCGGCTACGCCCAGTCCAAGTGCCTGAGCCACAACCCCTCCACGGACGTCGTCTACCTCGTGGCATGCGAGGGCACACGAACGCAGGCATGGCTCCTGTCCTGA
- a CDS encoding winged helix DNA-binding domain-containing protein has translation MTTERARVLSRRELNRATLARQHLLKRVSIPALEMVEHLAGLQAQHPTSSYYTLWTRIAGFDPAELVDLMTGRQVVRIALMRSTIHTVSAADCLAWRPLIDPVLERMTKGAHGKGYAAADRDELIRIGRAFVEEQPRTFAEVGAYLGEKWPDAQPPALAQALRAWAPLVQVPPRGLWGRSGAIAHTTSDVWLGKPLDADPSIDAMVLRYLAALGPASVKDVQVWCGITRLKPVLERLRPRLVVFRDEAGRELFDLPDAPRPDADVPAPVRFLADFDNLLLSHDDRTRVISKEWHQWRLSQGNMLWGGLLVDGFGRAAWRIERTSETATLLISSGPEPKDALKAHRADIEAEAAHLLAFAAADQDKHEIVYA, from the coding sequence ATGACGACCGAACGTGCCCGAGTCCTCAGCCGGCGTGAGCTCAACCGCGCGACCCTGGCCAGGCAACACCTCCTGAAGCGTGTCTCCATACCCGCCCTTGAGATGGTGGAACACCTCGCGGGCCTGCAGGCGCAGCACCCCACGTCGTCGTACTACACGCTGTGGACGCGCATCGCCGGCTTCGACCCCGCGGAGTTGGTCGACCTGATGACCGGCCGCCAGGTCGTCCGGATCGCGCTCATGCGCTCCACCATCCACACCGTCAGCGCCGCCGACTGCCTCGCCTGGCGGCCGCTCATCGACCCGGTTCTCGAACGCATGACCAAGGGCGCGCACGGCAAGGGCTACGCCGCCGCCGACCGTGACGAACTGATCCGCATCGGACGGGCGTTCGTCGAAGAGCAGCCGCGCACCTTCGCCGAGGTGGGCGCGTACCTAGGCGAAAAGTGGCCGGACGCCCAGCCGCCCGCCCTCGCCCAGGCGCTGCGTGCGTGGGCACCCCTCGTCCAGGTGCCGCCGCGCGGACTGTGGGGCCGGAGCGGTGCCATCGCGCACACCACCTCCGACGTGTGGCTCGGCAAGCCGCTCGACGCCGACCCGTCCATCGACGCGATGGTGCTGCGCTACCTCGCCGCACTCGGCCCTGCCTCCGTCAAGGATGTCCAGGTGTGGTGCGGCATCACCCGCCTCAAGCCCGTCCTCGAACGCCTGCGCCCCCGACTGGTCGTCTTCCGCGACGAGGCGGGACGCGAACTGTTCGACCTCCCCGACGCGCCGCGCCCCGACGCCGACGTCCCCGCGCCCGTGCGGTTCCTCGCCGACTTCGACAACCTGCTCCTCTCCCACGACGACCGCACACGGGTCATCTCGAAGGAGTGGCACCAGTGGCGGTTGTCGCAAGGGAACATGCTGTGGGGCGGCCTGCTGGTGGACGGCTTCGGGCGCGCGGCGTGGCGCATCGAACGCACCAGCGAGACCGCGACCCTGCTGATCAGCTCGGGCCCCGAGCCGAAGGACGCGCTCAAGGCGCACCGCGCGGACATCGAGGCCGAGGCCGCGCACCTGCTCGCGTTCGCGGCGGCCGACCAGGACAAGCACGAGATCGTGTACGCCTGA
- a CDS encoding MarR family winged helix-turn-helix transcriptional regulator has protein sequence MDDGLADLLHRVVYLLGEATRKRTDDADGPSYSQMRLLGTLEEIEPATQHRLAQAMSVSDPAISRALRPLEAAGLVRVRVDPEHARRRLVETTEAGRKAFHDSGKPLYDELREGLLRADFPYERYLADTATLARILEGARAE, from the coding sequence ATGGACGACGGACTCGCAGACCTGCTGCACCGCGTGGTGTACCTCCTCGGCGAGGCCACCCGGAAACGCACCGACGACGCGGACGGCCCGAGCTACAGCCAAATGCGCCTACTGGGCACGCTGGAGGAGATCGAGCCCGCGACGCAGCACCGCCTGGCACAGGCGATGTCGGTCTCCGACCCGGCGATCAGCCGCGCGCTGCGCCCGCTGGAGGCCGCGGGGCTCGTACGCGTGCGCGTCGATCCCGAACACGCGCGGCGGCGCTTGGTCGAGACGACCGAGGCGGGCCGGAAGGCGTTCCACGACAGCGGGAAGCCGCTGTACGACGAGCTGCGCGAGGGCCTGCTCAGGGCGGACTTCCCCTACGAGCGCTACCTCGCCGACACCGCGACGCTGGCACGGATCCTGGAAGGCGCCCGAGCCGAATAG
- a CDS encoding DUF6790 family protein, giving the protein MDAMTYTMKSAFPLFWVLLAVVGALLRTRRSPSRRAALETWQRWWAVAALGCGSLWMTVAFLVGPGTMADTIGFTRSPFQFEIAFANLGLAVMGLRAASRSATPRERVTIGLGAGMFLWGAAVGHVHQWFAHGDHEPGNTGGVLIADILLPAVMIFLAWREQRLPGAEQAGEQAAGAAGPGTSPARLTEHA; this is encoded by the coding sequence ATGGACGCTATGACCTACACCATGAAGTCCGCGTTTCCTCTGTTCTGGGTGCTGTTGGCGGTGGTCGGTGCACTGCTCCGCACCCGCCGGAGCCCTTCTCGGCGAGCCGCGCTGGAGACCTGGCAGCGCTGGTGGGCCGTCGCCGCGCTCGGGTGCGGCAGCCTGTGGATGACGGTGGCCTTCCTCGTCGGGCCCGGCACGATGGCCGACACCATCGGTTTCACGCGCAGCCCGTTCCAGTTCGAGATCGCCTTCGCGAATCTGGGCCTGGCCGTCATGGGCTTGCGGGCGGCCTCGCGCTCGGCCACGCCCCGCGAGCGCGTGACCATCGGCCTCGGCGCCGGCATGTTCCTGTGGGGTGCGGCCGTCGGCCACGTCCACCAGTGGTTCGCCCACGGCGACCACGAGCCGGGCAACACCGGCGGGGTGTTGATCGCCGACATCCTGCTCCCCGCGGTCATGATCTTCCTCGCCTGGCGAGAGCAGCGACTCCCGGGCGCCGAGCAGGCCGGCGAGCAGGCCGCCGGTGCCGCCGGGCCCGGCACGTCGCCGGCGCGGCTCACCGAACACGCGTGA
- a CDS encoding saccharopine dehydrogenase, whose protein sequence is MGRPNSVLILGGSGQAGAGAAAVLRRWHPELPLTIAGRDFGRAQRVADELGAATAATVDLGRGDLGLPADGGYLAVVAALWDDRLQGLRYAQERGLPYLSISSGLVDIAPEIVASAQRPGGSAVLMASHFCAGIGVLATLYATREFERIDTIRIGAVLDESDAGGPAGLADLERWATATSAGLVRRDGVFTWVAEPDARTDVPRTDGILVPGRSIAILDVPSLALATGAPNVRFDFAVGESAGRRRGGPASVEIRIDVEGTGPGGQPRGLHRYLVHPDGQRPLTALGIALGVERLLGLRGAAVPPGVHTPEALLDASYAAERLAEIGAEFVDVPGDK, encoded by the coding sequence ATGGGACGGCCCAACTCGGTTCTGATTCTGGGTGGTTCGGGGCAGGCGGGTGCGGGTGCCGCCGCCGTGCTGCGCCGATGGCACCCGGAACTGCCCCTGACGATCGCGGGCCGCGACTTCGGCCGCGCCCAGCGGGTCGCCGACGAACTCGGCGCGGCCACAGCCGCGACCGTCGACCTGGGGCGCGGGGACTTGGGCCTGCCGGCCGACGGAGGATATCTGGCGGTCGTCGCCGCGCTGTGGGACGACCGGTTGCAGGGGCTGAGGTACGCGCAGGAGCGCGGGTTGCCCTACCTGAGCATTTCCAGCGGCCTGGTGGACATCGCACCGGAGATCGTCGCGAGCGCCCAACGCCCGGGCGGCTCCGCGGTCTTGATGGCGAGTCACTTCTGTGCGGGGATCGGTGTTCTGGCGACGCTGTACGCCACCAGGGAGTTCGAACGCATCGACACGATCCGCATCGGCGCCGTCCTGGACGAGTCGGATGCCGGCGGCCCCGCGGGGCTGGCGGATCTTGAGCGGTGGGCCACCGCCACCTCGGCCGGACTGGTGCGCCGTGACGGCGTGTTCACGTGGGTCGCCGAACCCGACGCGCGGACGGATGTGCCACGTACCGACGGGATCCTCGTGCCCGGACGGAGCATCGCCATCCTCGACGTGCCGAGTCTCGCGCTGGCGACGGGGGCGCCGAACGTCCGCTTCGACTTCGCCGTCGGTGAGTCCGCGGGTCGGCGGCGCGGCGGCCCCGCCTCCGTCGAGATCCGCATCGACGTCGAAGGAACCGGCCCAGGGGGGCAACCGCGCGGCCTGCACCGCTACCTGGTCCATCCGGACGGGCAACGACCGCTGACCGCGCTGGGCATCGCCCTCGGCGTCGAGCGACTGCTCGGGCTGCGCGGCGCGGCCGTACCGCCGGGCGTCCACACTCCCGAGGCACTGCTCGACGCGTCCTACGCGGCGGAGCGTTTGGCGGAAATCGGCGCCGAGTTCGTCGACGTGCCCGGCGACAAGTGA
- a CDS encoding TetR/AcrR family transcriptional regulator: MATTPTRLSKAARREQLLDTAVAIVRTQGADGLTLVTLAEAAGVSRPIVYDHFGTRPGLLLALYRRLDERHRASVTRALRDAAPVAEEVARVISAAYFACATDMPELNAVSAALKGNPDMEAGRQEMADDYADLMAAALRPYTHLRVDALRLCCTGVLGAAEALAIELNRGRASVDDVVDTLTGLVVAGLGTGTVR; encoded by the coding sequence ATGGCGACCACACCGACCCGCCTGTCCAAGGCGGCCAGGCGGGAGCAGTTGCTCGACACCGCCGTGGCGATCGTGCGCACCCAGGGTGCCGACGGGCTCACGCTGGTCACCCTCGCCGAGGCAGCCGGCGTCAGCAGGCCGATCGTGTACGACCACTTCGGCACCCGCCCCGGCCTGCTGCTCGCGCTCTACCGGCGCCTCGACGAACGCCACCGGGCCTCCGTCACCCGGGCGTTGCGGGATGCCGCGCCCGTTGCCGAGGAGGTCGCCCGCGTCATCAGCGCCGCGTATTTCGCCTGCGCCACCGACATGCCGGAGCTCAACGCGGTTTCCGCGGCGCTCAAGGGCAATCCGGACATGGAGGCAGGCAGACAGGAGATGGCCGACGACTATGCCGACCTGATGGCCGCCGCGCTGCGGCCGTACACGCACCTTCGGGTCGACGCCCTTCGGCTGTGCTGTACCGGCGTGCTGGGCGCGGCCGAGGCGCTCGCCATCGAACTGAACCGCGGGCGGGCCTCCGTGGATGACGTGGTCGACACACTCACCGGCCTGGTCGTGGCCGGCCTCGGAACCGGGACCGTCCGCTAG
- a CDS encoding GNAT family N-acetyltransferase encodes MSIRVLLTDLDHANWEDVVDLTVSREQRDFIAPNVYSIAESRFLPGFVTRAVLHEGRAVGFAMYGPDPDDGEIWLYRLMIDEAHQARGLGRAALREVVTHAREVFSAPLIRLGVRADNVAARALYISAGFVLTGRVFGDEEILDLHLSGQRGAN; translated from the coding sequence ATGTCGATTCGTGTGCTGCTTACCGATCTGGACCACGCGAACTGGGAGGACGTGGTCGACCTGACGGTCTCCCGGGAACAACGCGACTTCATCGCGCCGAACGTGTACTCGATCGCGGAGAGTCGCTTTCTCCCGGGTTTCGTGACCAGGGCGGTGCTGCACGAGGGGCGCGCGGTGGGTTTCGCGATGTACGGACCCGATCCCGACGACGGGGAGATCTGGCTCTACCGCTTGATGATCGACGAGGCCCACCAGGCCCGGGGACTGGGACGCGCCGCTCTCCGGGAAGTCGTCACGCACGCGCGGGAGGTGTTCTCGGCACCCCTGATCCGGCTCGGTGTACGTGCGGACAATGTTGCGGCCAGGGCGCTGTACATCTCCGCGGGATTCGTTCTCACAGGCCGGGTCTTCGGCGACGAGGAGATCCTGGACCTACACCTCTCCGGTCAGCGCGGGGCCAACTGA
- a CDS encoding cytochrome P450: MARHSTTCNTVHALPTHPDHHVHLRHASIGRNDVVEETLRLEGPIAHMPLRYALEDIDLDEGVTIRHGDAMIIAFGAAGRAPAVHADPNVFDPARAGKEHLAFGHGPHHRLGAPLTRMEADVALRALFTRFPRLTLAHPEHALARRESFTANGLRELPVPLSSTSPACSGTLPHGVRA, encoded by the coding sequence TTGGCAAGGCACTCGACGACGTGCAACACCGTCCACGCTCTCCCGACCCACCCCGACCACCACGTACACCTGCGACACGCGAGCATCGGCCGGAACGACGTCGTCGAGGAAACCCTGCGTCTCGAAGGCCCCATCGCCCACATGCCCCTGCGCTACGCCCTCGAGGACATCGACCTCGACGAGGGCGTTACCATCCGCCACGGCGATGCCATGATCATCGCCTTCGGCGCGGCCGGCCGCGCCCCGGCCGTGCACGCCGACCCCAATGTGTTCGACCCCGCCCGCGCGGGCAAGGAACACCTCGCCTTCGGCCACGGCCCGCACCACCGCCTCGGCGCGCCCCTGACCCGCATGGAGGCCGACGTCGCGCTACGCGCCCTCTTCACCCGCTTCCCCCGCCTCACCCTCGCCCACCCCGAACACGCCCTCGCACGCCGGGAATCGTTCACAGCCAACGGCCTCCGCGAACTCCCCGTCCCCCTGTCGAGTACAAGCCCCGCGTGCTCGGGCACCCTGCCCCACGGTGTCCGCGCGTGA
- a CDS encoding DUF6210 family protein — MRHGGRSCCHGAIEGYPVSVESPDGYAALIDLFENRLRSAPVAMAMASIPEHLPALRAAVAMIRLPARGEPSPRSATT; from the coding sequence ATTCGGCACGGGGGGCGTTCCTGTTGCCACGGCGCGATCGAGGGATACCCGGTGTCGGTCGAGTCCCCGGACGGGTACGCCGCGCTGATCGATCTGTTCGAGAACCGACTGCGCAGCGCGCCGGTGGCGATGGCGATGGCGTCCATTCCCGAGCACCTGCCGGCACTGCGCGCGGCCGTCGCCATGATCCGGCTTCCGGCCAGGGGCGAGCCCTCGCCCCGCTCGGCGACGACGTGA
- a CDS encoding Imm7 family immunity protein: protein MFEYHGWINVQESAGAGADDDDFDDGRLREIVEGIERRIREIDSPYLLDLRWMNGQVFVHVGGFPNHRDAEIVGFFQEIGERAPGSYGLLHVRDDEDPARENEVLVIRMVRGRVTEHSEPLLSPCIPLLEDQFEG from the coding sequence ATGTTCGAATACCACGGCTGGATCAACGTTCAGGAAAGTGCCGGTGCCGGTGCCGACGATGACGACTTCGACGACGGCCGTCTGCGGGAGATCGTCGAGGGCATCGAGCGGCGTATCCGGGAGATCGACAGCCCTTATCTGCTGGATCTGCGGTGGATGAACGGGCAGGTGTTCGTTCACGTCGGCGGCTTCCCCAATCACCGTGACGCGGAGATCGTGGGGTTCTTCCAGGAGATCGGTGAGCGGGCGCCGGGCTCGTATGGTCTGCTGCATGTGCGCGACGACGAGGACCCCGCTCGGGAGAACGAGGTCCTCGTCATCAGGATGGTCCGCGGTCGGGTGACCGAGCACTCGGAGCCGCTGCTGTCGCCCTGCATCCCTCTGCTGGAGGATCAGTTCGAGGGATAA
- a CDS encoding DUF1877 family protein: METVSGDVTAGVRKTVPVALTQQFARVTPAYIEACRRRATASSTGDPGWDPPADDCLDLNWDARPLPALFRRAGLESASVIAIDRALDGDPGGDIAFLDHDGVYDGMTEPPALLTPGAVAEIAAVLDAIDADRVLAAIPPTAEEIATVFRFRVEDIVAPMTGVGLVPCVAGALDRLRAFYAEAARRDLAMVVWID, from the coding sequence GTGGAGACTGTTTCCGGCGACGTGACCGCAGGGGTGCGCAAGACTGTGCCGGTGGCGTTGACACAGCAGTTCGCGAGGGTGACTCCGGCGTACATCGAGGCCTGTCGTCGGCGGGCGACCGCGTCCTCCACGGGTGATCCGGGTTGGGATCCGCCTGCGGACGACTGCCTCGACCTGAACTGGGACGCCCGGCCCTTGCCGGCACTGTTTCGTCGCGCCGGCCTCGAATCCGCGTCGGTGATCGCGATCGACCGCGCCCTGGACGGCGACCCCGGCGGAGACATCGCCTTCCTGGACCACGACGGGGTCTACGACGGCATGACCGAGCCACCCGCCCTCCTGACCCCTGGGGCCGTCGCCGAAATCGCCGCCGTCCTGGACGCCATCGACGCCGACCGGGTCCTCGCCGCGATACCTCCGACCGCGGAGGAGATTGCCACCGTGTTCCGATTCCGCGTCGAGGACATCGTTGCTCCCATGACCGGAGTCGGGCTCGTGCCCTGTGTGGCGGGCGCGTTGGACCGACTGCGGGCGTTCTACGCGGAAGCCGCGCGACGGGACCTGGCCATGGTGGTGTGGATCGACTGA
- a CDS encoding TetR/AcrR family transcriptional regulator → MAKTSANGSARAPRRKDGLSRDVIIQSAIELLDGGGERALTLRALTIRLSTGYGAIYHHVADKGDLLATATDEIFARVLTGAVIDTDPRESLRHLALGLFDAIDAHPWVAAELSRQPWRPVLLDFYESIAGLLAALDVPERARFDAAGTFMSYVLGDAVRNAATARHLADSGMDRAAFLGAAATQWAEVNPDKYPFVHAAVSKLRHHDDREQFLTGVDIFLTGIAALR, encoded by the coding sequence ATGGCGAAGACATCCGCGAACGGATCGGCGCGGGCTCCCCGGCGCAAGGACGGCCTGTCCAGGGACGTGATCATCCAGAGTGCGATCGAACTCCTGGACGGCGGCGGTGAGCGCGCACTGACTCTGCGCGCGCTCACCATTCGCCTGAGCACCGGCTACGGGGCGATCTACCACCACGTCGCGGACAAGGGCGATCTGCTCGCGACCGCAACCGACGAGATCTTCGCTCGCGTGCTGACCGGCGCGGTCATCGATACGGATCCACGCGAAAGCCTGCGGCACCTCGCCCTGGGACTCTTCGACGCGATCGACGCGCACCCCTGGGTCGCGGCAGAACTCTCCCGGCAGCCGTGGCGGCCCGTACTGCTGGACTTCTACGAGAGCATCGCCGGCCTGCTGGCCGCGCTCGACGTCCCCGAACGGGCACGCTTCGACGCGGCCGGCACGTTCATGAGCTATGTCCTTGGTGATGCCGTACGGAACGCGGCAACGGCACGGCACCTCGCCGACAGCGGCATGGACCGAGCGGCCTTCCTCGGCGCCGCTGCCACACAATGGGCGGAAGTGAACCCCGACAAGTACCCGTTCGTGCATGCGGCGGTGTCGAAACTGCGCCATCACGACGACCGCGAGCAGTTCCTCACCGGCGTCGACATCTTCCTGACCGGCATCGCAGCCCTGCGCTGA
- a CDS encoding FAD-dependent oxidoreductase, with protein MTTPVTIIGAGLGGLLLARVLHLHGIASEVYEAESSPSARMQGGLLDIRDHNGQPALEVAGLTEEFRKLILEGRKAMRLLDRKGDVLLDVPDDGTGGNPEVQRGELRQMLLDSLPVGTVRWGHKVGGVRSLGAGRHEVAFANGAILVTSLLVGADGAWSRVRPLLSGTTPEYTGFSFVETHLFDGDNRHPTSAKIVGGGAMMVLEPGKGIVAHRERGGNLHTWVMLDRPQNWFADIDFTDPGAATARIVQEFDGWAPELTALVTDGETPPVLRHIHTLPVEHRWHRTAGVTLLGDAAHLTAPNGEGANLALYDGAELGKAIAAHSHDTESALAAYEQAMFVRTEAANAEAPELRDLLGDSTPHNLINAFTGS; from the coding sequence ATGACGACGCCGGTCACGATCATCGGAGCAGGTCTGGGCGGCCTGCTGCTGGCCCGCGTGCTGCATCTGCACGGCATCGCGTCCGAGGTCTACGAGGCGGAATCGTCTCCGTCGGCGCGCATGCAGGGCGGGCTGCTCGACATACGCGACCACAACGGTCAGCCGGCACTGGAGGTGGCCGGCCTGACCGAGGAGTTCCGCAAGCTCATCCTGGAGGGGCGGAAGGCGATGCGGCTCCTGGACCGGAAGGGGGACGTTCTGCTCGACGTGCCCGACGACGGCACGGGCGGCAACCCCGAGGTGCAGCGCGGGGAACTGCGGCAGATGCTGCTCGACTCGCTCCCGGTCGGCACGGTCCGGTGGGGTCACAAGGTCGGCGGCGTCCGCTCCCTCGGCGCGGGCCGCCACGAAGTGGCCTTCGCCAATGGCGCCATCCTCGTCACGAGCCTGCTGGTCGGCGCGGACGGTGCCTGGTCCCGGGTCCGGCCGCTGCTGTCCGGCACGACACCGGAGTACACCGGTTTCTCGTTCGTCGAGACCCACCTGTTCGACGGCGACAACCGCCACCCGACCAGCGCGAAGATCGTCGGTGGCGGAGCGATGATGGTGCTCGAACCGGGCAAGGGGATCGTGGCCCACCGGGAGCGCGGCGGGAATCTGCACACCTGGGTCATGCTCGACAGGCCGCAGAACTGGTTCGCCGACATCGATTTCACCGATCCCGGCGCGGCCACCGCACGAATCGTGCAGGAATTCGACGGCTGGGCACCGGAACTCACCGCTCTGGTCACCGATGGCGAGACCCCGCCCGTCCTGCGCCACATCCACACCCTGCCCGTCGAACACCGGTGGCACCGGACGGCCGGGGTGACCCTGCTCGGCGACGCCGCACACCTGACGGCCCCCAACGGTGAAGGCGCCAACCTGGCCCTGTACGACGGGGCCGAACTCGGCAAGGCCATCGCCGCGCACTCCCACGACACCGAGAGCGCGCTGGCCGCGTACGAGCAGGCGATGTTCGTACGTACCGAGGCAGCCAACGCCGAGGCGCCCGAGCTGCGGGACTTGCTGGGCGACAGCACACCCCACAACCTGATCAACGCCTTCACCGGGAGCTGA